CCGATTCGGTTCTGCAGAGCCTTTCTCCACACCGGCTGCTTTCTTCAATAGGTCATAGGCGGGGGGCGTTTTGGTCACGAAAGTGAACGAACGGTCGGTATAGATCGTGATTTCCACAGGGATAACCGTCCCGGCCATGTTCGCCGTTCGAGCGTTATATTCTTTGCAGAAAGCCATGATATTGACCCCGTGCTGACCCAATGCCGGGCCAACTGGCGGGGCGGGGTTGGCTTTGCCTGCCTCAATTTGCAGTTTGACGATTGCTTTGACTTGCTTACCCACAAATCCTCCTCGTACTGAAACTATGCACGGTCGCGAAGGCAACCACTGCCTTGCGATGCCATAGTTCGCTTACTGTTTCTGTACCTGCAAGAAGTCGAGTTCAATAGGGGTCTCCCGTCCGAAGAAGGAGACCAACACACGCACTTTGCCCTTCTCCAGGTTCAACTCCTCGACCGTGCCCACGAAATCTGCAAACGGGCCGTCAACGATGCGCACGGTCTGGCCCTCGCGAAAGCTGACCTTGATCTTTGGCGCTTCCAGCTCCATGCGTTTGAGAATCTTGGCCACTTCCTCTGGGCGCAGCGGGGTTGGCTGAGAGCCCGAACTGACAAAGCCCGTCACGCCAGGCGTGTTGCGCACCACGTACCAGGATTCTTCATCCATGATCATTTGTACGAGGACATAGCCAGGGAAGATGCGTTTCTTAGCCCTGTGGCGATGACCCTCTTTGATCTCGATCTCTTCTTCCGTGGGGACGACCACCTGGAAGATTTTGTGCTGCATGTTCATGGATTCGATGCGCTTCTCCAGATTCTTCTTGACCTTGTTCTCGTAGCCGGAGTAGCTATGCACCGCATACCAGGCCCGTCCATCGGAGGGCTCTTTTTCAGCAGGGGGTCTAGCCGTCGCTTCGGCGGCGTGTGCCTCCTGCAGCGATGGTTGTGCCGCCTCGCCAACTGGCTCGGGCACAGCCATTTCTGCCTCCGCAGCAGCCGCTTCTTCCCCCAATGGTTGCGCCGCCTCGCCAACTGGCTCGGGCACAGCCATTTCTGCTGCAGAGATGGCTTCCTCAGCTGCCATTTCTACGTCTGTGCGTGGCGCGATAGCCTCTGCTATTTTCTTCTCTGTTTCACCCAATATGGTTTGCGTTTTTTTCCTTGCCATATTCTTAC
This genomic stretch from Chloroflexota bacterium harbors:
- the nusG gene encoding transcription termination/antitermination protein NusG, with translation MAVPEPVGEAAQPSLQEAHAAEATARPPAEKEPSDGRAWYAVHSYSGYENKVKKNLEKRIESMNMQHKIFQVVVPTEEEIEIKEGHRHRAKKRIFPGYVLVQMIMDEESWYVVRNTPGVTGFVSSGSQPTPLRPEEVAKILKRMELEAPKIKVSFREGQTVRIVDGPFADFVGTVEELNLEKGKVRVLVSFFGRETPIELDFLQVQKQ
- the rplK gene encoding 50S ribosomal protein L11, which encodes MGKQVKAIVKLQIEAGKANPAPPVGPALGQHGVNIMAFCKEYNARTANMAGTVIPVEITIYTDRSFTFVTKTPPAYDLLKKAAGVEKGSAEPNRVKVGKVTRQQIREIAALKMQDLNAVDLEGAMKIIEGTARSMGIDIVD